A window of the Limanda limanda chromosome 8, fLimLim1.1, whole genome shotgun sequence genome harbors these coding sequences:
- the tdg.2 gene encoding G/T mismatch-specific thymine DNA glycosylase isoform X2, with translation MYDRYQSSQQHPEAQHVMPYHNMGYHTEGPRDELVMAELSVHREQPHYQEPFYQNYPAAPNHYQEQMYNVREQQQHLGAQHHSQHHHVIQQQEQQSVQHQPQPAGPPQVVTPVKKKRGRPPKQQAEDGETQEEEDEAEAAKKAKRALNRFNGMTVAEVMAKTLPDVITYNLDILIIGINPGLMSAYKGHHYPNPGNHFWKCLFLSGLTDQQLTFMHDESLPETYSIGFTNMVERTTPGSKDLSSKEIREGGRQLLDKLQKYKPLIAAFNGKGIYEIFCKETFGVKAKNLEFGLQPYKIPETETVCYLMPSSSPRCAQFPRAQDKVHFYIKLKELRDKMKGCGPKREVEETQYSFDLLLAKEDAKKMAIKEEQVDPEYESCSAQHDDVRQSSSVSN, from the exons ATGTATGACAG GTACCAGTCCAGCCAGCAGCACCCTGAGGCGCAGCATGTGATGCCCTATCACAACATGGGCTATCACACAGAAGGTCCCAGAGATGAGCTCGTCATGGCTGAACTATCTGTCCATCGGGAGCAGCCTCATTATCAGGAACCTTTTTACCAGAACTACCCTGCAGCCCCAAATCACTACCAGGAGCAGATGTACAATGTCagggagcagcagcaacacCTCGGCGCCCAGCATCACTCTCAGCATCATCATGTAatacagcagcaggagcagcagagtgtcCAGCACCAGCCTCAGCCGGCTGGGCCACCTCAAG TTGTGACACCagtgaagaaaaagagaggcCGGCCTCCAAAGCAGCAGGCGGAGGATGGcgagacacaggaggaggaggatgaggccGAAGCAGCCAAGAAGGCCAAGAGGGCTCTCAACCGCTTCAACGGCATGACAGTGGCTGAGGTCATGGCCAAAACCCTGCCTGACGTTATTACCTACAATCTTGACATTCTGATA ATTGGAATCAACCCAGGACTTATGTCAGCCTACAAAGGACACCACTACCCAAACCCAGGAAACCATTTCT ggaaatgtttgtttctctctggtcTAACTGACCAGCAGCTCACCTTCATGCATGATGAGAGCTTGCCGGAGACATACAGCATCGGCTTCACCAACATGGTGGAGAGGACCACGCCTGGCAGCAAGGACCTCTCCAG TAAGGAGATTCGTGAAGGAGGTAGACAGTTACTCGACAAGTTGCAGAAATACAAACCATTAATAGCAGCTTTTAATGGAAAAG GTATTTATGAAATCTTTTGCAAAGAAACGTTTGGAGTGAAGGCAAAGAATCTGGAGTTTGGACTGCAGCCCTACAAAATCCCAGAAACTGAAACA GTGTGCTACTTGATGCCCTCATCAAGTCCGCGCTGTGCCCAGTTTCCCCGAGCACAGGATAAGGTGCATTTCTACATCAAGCTGAAGGAGCTGAGAGACAAGATGAAAGGTTGTGGACCCAAACGAGAGGTGGAAGAAACTCAGTACTCCTTCGATCTGCTGCTAGCCAAAG AGGATGCAAAGAAGATGGCAATCAAAGAAGAGCAGGTGGATCCAGAGTATGAAAGCTGTAGTGCTCAACACGACGACGTGAGGCAAAGCAGCAGCGTCTCCAACTAA
- the tdg.2 gene encoding G/T mismatch-specific thymine DNA glycosylase isoform X1 encodes MFIHSNKSTVKMEENQFTSLTVPSDYFQQWYQSSQQHPEAQHVMPYHNMGYHTEGPRDELVMAELSVHREQPHYQEPFYQNYPAAPNHYQEQMYNVREQQQHLGAQHHSQHHHVIQQQEQQSVQHQPQPAGPPQVVTPVKKKRGRPPKQQAEDGETQEEEDEAEAAKKAKRALNRFNGMTVAEVMAKTLPDVITYNLDILIIGINPGLMSAYKGHHYPNPGNHFWKCLFLSGLTDQQLTFMHDESLPETYSIGFTNMVERTTPGSKDLSSKEIREGGRQLLDKLQKYKPLIAAFNGKGIYEIFCKETFGVKAKNLEFGLQPYKIPETETVCYLMPSSSPRCAQFPRAQDKVHFYIKLKELRDKMKGCGPKREVEETQYSFDLLLAKEDAKKMAIKEEQVDPEYESCSAQHDDVRQSSSVSN; translated from the exons ATGTTCATCCATTCAAACAAGTCGACAGTTAAGATGGAGGAAAACCAGTTCACATCACTGACGGTTCCCTCGGATTATTTTCAGCAGTG GTACCAGTCCAGCCAGCAGCACCCTGAGGCGCAGCATGTGATGCCCTATCACAACATGGGCTATCACACAGAAGGTCCCAGAGATGAGCTCGTCATGGCTGAACTATCTGTCCATCGGGAGCAGCCTCATTATCAGGAACCTTTTTACCAGAACTACCCTGCAGCCCCAAATCACTACCAGGAGCAGATGTACAATGTCagggagcagcagcaacacCTCGGCGCCCAGCATCACTCTCAGCATCATCATGTAatacagcagcaggagcagcagagtgtcCAGCACCAGCCTCAGCCGGCTGGGCCACCTCAAG TTGTGACACCagtgaagaaaaagagaggcCGGCCTCCAAAGCAGCAGGCGGAGGATGGcgagacacaggaggaggaggatgaggccGAAGCAGCCAAGAAGGCCAAGAGGGCTCTCAACCGCTTCAACGGCATGACAGTGGCTGAGGTCATGGCCAAAACCCTGCCTGACGTTATTACCTACAATCTTGACATTCTGATA ATTGGAATCAACCCAGGACTTATGTCAGCCTACAAAGGACACCACTACCCAAACCCAGGAAACCATTTCT ggaaatgtttgtttctctctggtcTAACTGACCAGCAGCTCACCTTCATGCATGATGAGAGCTTGCCGGAGACATACAGCATCGGCTTCACCAACATGGTGGAGAGGACCACGCCTGGCAGCAAGGACCTCTCCAG TAAGGAGATTCGTGAAGGAGGTAGACAGTTACTCGACAAGTTGCAGAAATACAAACCATTAATAGCAGCTTTTAATGGAAAAG GTATTTATGAAATCTTTTGCAAAGAAACGTTTGGAGTGAAGGCAAAGAATCTGGAGTTTGGACTGCAGCCCTACAAAATCCCAGAAACTGAAACA GTGTGCTACTTGATGCCCTCATCAAGTCCGCGCTGTGCCCAGTTTCCCCGAGCACAGGATAAGGTGCATTTCTACATCAAGCTGAAGGAGCTGAGAGACAAGATGAAAGGTTGTGGACCCAAACGAGAGGTGGAAGAAACTCAGTACTCCTTCGATCTGCTGCTAGCCAAAG AGGATGCAAAGAAGATGGCAATCAAAGAAGAGCAGGTGGATCCAGAGTATGAAAGCTGTAGTGCTCAACACGACGACGTGAGGCAAAGCAGCAGCGTCTCCAACTAA